A single region of the Kwoniella botswanensis chromosome 1, complete sequence genome encodes:
- a CDS encoding GTP cyclohydrolase II, whose translation MSHSQSHSAPSQGDLDVLALLTSDSTNLGPLPPQGQQGQRNKKALPKRDSPMDALMISAVIAGSEKISRHHFGHGAIPRTGTYASCDESRPSSPSPHSAKFTMRSSQAPRSERLRLEAEAKAKTQDQQGSSSNTIPMTSKPKRKMSIDPVPISQTLQLSSSPSSSSHSFNYFHPTPSHSSFAAASATKSGRAKVRCMARTRIPTPHGELFLHLYHNSQDTKEHLAIVIDPIQLDDKARKAAPKGRKEIRSKSLDAVWREGETEMERIVRGAYSGRLSPGQTTSSQTTDNSIDDVEMGISEQLDELPIQDQDVKPLVRIHSECYTGETIGSMRCDCGEQLDEALRQIALPQQLKSQISNQFHQHAHGNGILPTPDPSRGSSPSVGERGRAVPGRGVVIYLRQEGRGIGLLEKIRAYNLQDLGNDTVTANLMLGHGADERKYDVAAEILRDLDLAEEGIRLLTNNPEKVEGLSKEGIRIVERVGMIPRDWKCHTQNENDEKEYKEYRERRAGVGLIGSGAAKGPELEKYLRTKVERMGHMIDIPENLQ comes from the exons ATGTCCCATTCTCAATCCCACTCTGCACCCAGCCAAGGCGATCTAGATGTTCTCGCTCTTCTTACATCCGATTCTACCAACCTCGGACCTTTGCCTCCGCAGGGCCAACAAGGGCAAAGAAACAAGAAGGCTCTGCCAAAAAGGGATAGTCCGATGGATGCGCTCATGATCAGCGCGGTGATAGCGGGAAGTGAGAAGATAAGTAGACATCATTTTGGACatggag CGATACCTCGAACAGGTACATACGCATCATGCGACGAGTCCCGCCCATCGTCTCCTTCACCTCATTCAGCGAAATTCACCATGCGTTCGAGCCAGGCGCCGAGAAGTGAAAGATTGCGTTTGGAAGCTGAGGCAAAAGCAAAAactcaagatcaacaaggatcttcatcgaataCAATTCCAATGACCTCAAAGCCTAAAAGGAAGATGTCTATTGATCCCGTCCCGATTTCTCAGACATTACaattatcttcatctccctcatcttcatcacaCTCTTTCAATTACTTCCATCCTactccatcccattcctctttcGCAGCAGCAAGCGCTACAAAAAGCGGTCGAGCAAAAGTACGTTGTATGGCACGTACTCGTATACCCACCCCTCATGGCGAACTATTCCTTCACTTGTATCATAATAGTCAAGATACAAAGGAACATCTGGCCATCGTCATCGATCCTATACAACTTGATGACAAAGCCCGCAAGGCAGCACCAAAGgggagaaaggagataagGAGTAAATCGTTGGACGCTGTGTGGAGAGAGGGCGAAActgagatggaaaggatagTAAGAGGTGCATATTCAGGAAGACTCTCACCTGGTCAAACTACCTCTAGTCAAACTACCGATAACtcgattgatgatgtagaaaTGGGAATCTCCGAACAATTGGATGAATTGCCAATTCAAGACCAAGATGTTAAACCGTTAGTCAGGATTCACTCTGAATGTTACACGGGCGAAACGATAGGTTCGATGCGATGTGATTGTGGTGAACAGCTTGATGAGGCATTACGTCAGATTGCTTTGCCCCAGCAGCTCAAATCTCAAATATCGAATCAGTTCCATCAACATGCCCACGGAAATGGGATATTACCTACACCTGATCCTTCAAGAGGATCATCCCCCTCCGTTGGAGAAAGGGGCAGGGCTGTTCCAGGAAGGGGAGTAGTGATTTACCTCCGACAGGAAGGTCGAGGTATAGGCCTCTTGGAAAAAATCAGAGCGTATAACTTGCAAGATCTGGGAAATGACACTGTCACGGCGAACTTGATGTTGGGTCATGGAGCTGATGAAAGGAAATATGATGTCGCTGCTGAGATCTTACGTGATTTGGACCtagcggaagaagggatacGATTGTTGACTAATAATCCAGAGAAAGTCGAGGGATTGTCAAAAGAGGGTATAAGGATTGTTGAGAGGGTGGGGATGATACCGAGAGATTGGAAGTGTCATACTCAGAACgaaaatgatgaaaaggaaTACAAGGAGtatagagaaagaagagctgGAGTGGGATTGATTGGGTCGGGAGCTGCAAAAGGACCGGAGTTGGAGAAGTACTTGAGAACCAAAGTGGAGAGAATGGGTCATA TGATTGATATACCGGAGAACCTACAGTGA